One segment of Olsenella uli DSM 7084 DNA contains the following:
- a CDS encoding SIS domain-containing protein, producing MAVTENVEIMHFDQEGYLAGGAAAAAAGDVMEGFADRVAAEGYDAIFLLGVGGTWDEFMQLEYFMNKYGDKDLECYLIHAAEFNVSGHRRMTNRSVVLTASESGTTPEVLEAVRKLKDMGVRVFAMTKPDGKIGQAVGAENCLDMASDHADGGCEMGYYLADRFGLKLLNLRGCFPKYHEFVEQTRGIWPAFLDIRKQFEPKAEAFARSYALAPYTMFIGSGALWGETILFAMCILEEMQWKRTRYISSADFFHGTLELVEPGVPVVLFKGEDECRKLDDRVEAFLKTGRTGDADVTVIDTAEYALPGLDPDFRPLLSPWILSSIITDRLSAYYELVTKHNLDYRRYYHQFDY from the coding sequence ATGGCAGTGACCGAGAATGTGGAGATCATGCACTTCGACCAGGAGGGATACTTGGCCGGTGGTGCTGCGGCAGCGGCCGCCGGTGACGTGATGGAGGGCTTTGCCGACCGCGTGGCGGCTGAGGGCTACGACGCGATCTTCCTGCTGGGAGTCGGCGGGACCTGGGACGAGTTCATGCAGCTCGAGTACTTCATGAATAAATACGGTGACAAGGACCTGGAGTGCTACCTCATCCACGCCGCTGAGTTCAACGTGTCCGGCCATAGGCGCATGACCAACCGATCGGTCGTGCTTACCGCCTCGGAGTCTGGGACCACCCCCGAGGTGCTCGAGGCCGTGCGCAAGCTCAAGGACATGGGCGTCCGGGTGTTTGCCATGACCAAGCCCGACGGCAAGATCGGCCAGGCTGTGGGCGCCGAGAACTGCCTCGACATGGCGTCAGACCATGCCGACGGCGGCTGCGAGATGGGCTACTACCTCGCGGACCGCTTTGGCCTCAAGCTCCTCAACCTGCGCGGCTGCTTCCCCAAGTACCACGAGTTCGTCGAGCAGACTCGTGGCATCTGGCCCGCCTTCCTCGACATTCGCAAGCAGTTCGAGCCCAAGGCCGAGGCGTTCGCTCGCTCGTACGCACTCGCGCCGTACACGATGTTCATCGGTTCCGGCGCCCTTTGGGGCGAGACGATCCTCTTCGCGATGTGCATCCTCGAGGAGATGCAGTGGAAGCGCACGCGCTACATCAGCTCGGCGGACTTCTTTCACGGGACTCTGGAGCTCGTCGAGCCGGGCGTGCCCGTCGTACTCTTCAAGGGCGAGGACGAGTGCCGCAAGCTCGACGACCGTGTCGAGGCCTTCCTAAAGACCGGTCGCACCGGTGACGCCGACGTCACCGTCATCGACACGGCCGAGTATGCGCTGCCCGGTCTTGACCCGGACTTCCGTCCGCTGCTGAGCCCCTGGATTCTTTCCTCGATCATCACGGACCGTCTCTCGGCTTACTACGAGCTCGTCACGAAGCACAACCTCGACTACCGCCGCTACTACCACCAGTTCGACTACTAA
- a CDS encoding PTS system mannose/fructose/sorbose family transporter subunit IID, which yields MTSDRKSDFGITKNDLVKTSLNVGSLGMEFSWTYVNQMGLAFCVMIMNCLKKIWGEGTEGYKQALERNAAFFNITVQLAPFVGGITIAMEEGVAKGKVDPKAINDVKAALMGPLSGIGDSIFLTTLRVIAAGVGISMCQAGNLAGPLVFLLIYNIPAFWLRVVGIRYGYEMGTSLLDRAEKSGIMEKVLAAAGIVGIMVIGSMTKDMFGAELAIGFGAGDDATTLQAVLDGIMPGMVGLGFMWLYYWLLGKKISPSVLVLGTMLLGVILVYFGIMA from the coding sequence ATGACTTCTGATCGCAAGAGTGACTTCGGCATCACCAAGAATGACTTGGTCAAGACCTCGCTCAACGTTGGCTCGCTGGGCATGGAGTTCTCTTGGACCTACGTCAACCAGATGGGCCTCGCCTTCTGCGTGATGATCATGAACTGCCTGAAGAAGATCTGGGGTGAGGGCACCGAGGGATACAAACAGGCCCTCGAGCGCAACGCGGCCTTCTTCAACATCACGGTGCAGCTCGCGCCCTTCGTCGGCGGGATCACGATTGCGATGGAAGAGGGCGTCGCCAAGGGCAAGGTCGACCCGAAGGCCATCAATGACGTTAAGGCCGCCCTCATGGGGCCGCTCTCCGGCATCGGCGACTCGATTTTCCTCACGACTCTTCGTGTGATTGCCGCTGGCGTGGGCATCTCGATGTGTCAGGCCGGCAACCTCGCCGGTCCCCTCGTCTTCCTGCTCATCTACAACATTCCGGCGTTCTGGCTGCGTGTGGTGGGCATCCGGTACGGCTACGAGATGGGTACGAGCCTGCTCGACCGGGCCGAGAAGTCTGGCATCATGGAGAAGGTCTTGGCCGCTGCGGGTATCGTCGGCATCATGGTCATCGGTTCGATGACCAAGGACATGTTCGGGGCTGAGCTTGCAATCGGGTTCGGTGCTGGCGACGACGCCACCACGCTCCAGGCGGTGCTCGACGGCATTATGCCCGGTATGGTGGGCCTCGGTTTCATGTGGCTCTACTACTGGCTGCTCGGCAAGAAGATCAGCCCCTCCGTGCTGGTTCTCGGCACGATGCTCCTGGGCGTCATCCTGGTCTACTTCGGGATTATGGCCTAG
- a CDS encoding PTS sugar transporter subunit IIB, producing the protein MILLTRVDHRLLHGQVAVSWVNGLKANCVFVVGDHVANDPVWKTTLRLGKPAGCKLVVKDMARAIESLKSGVTDKYRMIICVGSIAEAKQLAEGYQKIRSINLGNTKESPTTRTLTKQVFVEPDEEQMLRDMAADGIELEYRALADDPKVDVAKLLDE; encoded by the coding sequence ATGATTCTACTCACTCGTGTGGACCACCGGCTGCTCCACGGTCAGGTGGCCGTTTCGTGGGTCAACGGTCTCAAGGCCAACTGCGTCTTCGTCGTGGGCGATCACGTCGCCAACGACCCTGTGTGGAAGACGACGCTCAGGCTGGGCAAGCCTGCTGGTTGCAAGCTCGTGGTCAAGGACATGGCCCGTGCAATCGAGTCGTTGAAGTCGGGCGTCACCGACAAGTACCGGATGATCATCTGCGTCGGATCGATCGCCGAGGCCAAGCAGCTCGCCGAGGGCTACCAGAAGATCCGCTCGATCAACCTCGGCAACACCAAGGAGAGCCCCACCACCCGAACGCTCACGAAGCAGGTCTTCGTGGAGCCGGATGAGGAGCAAATGCTGCGCGATATGGCGGCCGACGGCATCGAGCTGGAGTACCGCGCCCTCGCCGACGATCCCAAAGTCGACGTCGCAAAGCTTCTCGATGAGTAG
- a CDS encoding Ig-like domain-containing protein, whose product MDKKNGSRLPWLVIAIMSAIVAIMCAVGQPGAGAEDDEGIWDLHRAYGDLYVNLGDTVTFAVDVVDYDTAEVIGDNATEVIAESADAEGEGDQAAEGESEAEPREQSEDGKGDGEEKPEDGEIDLSQFKFQWYWCQHNDETGEIMYEPIEGANEPTYTIDRVSEVDLYDNNELEFVCALFPADATDLSYGNRINVSSIWFSLSLMPDDYVQTGTTQHVTVNPEGQDSKGGYVAFVTNEAGTFDFQVSGVSDAATSPSVYVAAIQGDCVVAEYESDKTSFSLACDPAYTYVISWSADATKPVSFDYTISGEASEPAYVDLNESLEPTDEGLNVYVDAVTLREDGEYQLTVANPWVDADYSIDNESVATVSDDGKIWAVGPGEATITVTQGDETAAVAVNVG is encoded by the coding sequence ATGGACAAAAAGAATGGCAGCAGGTTGCCGTGGCTCGTGATCGCGATCATGTCCGCAATCGTTGCGATCATGTGCGCTGTCGGTCAACCTGGGGCAGGCGCCGAGGATGACGAGGGCATCTGGGACCTGCACCGGGCCTATGGTGACCTCTACGTCAATCTTGGCGACACGGTGACCTTCGCGGTGGATGTGGTGGACTACGACACAGCCGAGGTCATCGGAGACAACGCAACGGAGGTGATCGCCGAGTCCGCAGACGCCGAGGGCGAGGGCGATCAGGCCGCCGAGGGGGAGTCTGAGGCTGAGCCCCGCGAGCAGTCCGAGGACGGCAAGGGTGACGGTGAGGAGAAGCCCGAGGACGGGGAGATCGACCTCTCGCAGTTCAAGTTCCAGTGGTATTGGTGCCAGCATAACGACGAGACCGGCGAGATCATGTACGAACCCATTGAGGGCGCGAACGAACCCACGTACACGATTGACCGCGTGAGCGAGGTCGACCTCTACGACAACAACGAGCTCGAGTTCGTCTGTGCCCTCTTCCCGGCGGATGCGACGGACCTCTCCTACGGCAACCGCATCAACGTGTCATCCATCTGGTTCTCCCTGTCGCTGATGCCGGACGACTACGTGCAGACCGGAACCACCCAGCACGTAACCGTCAACCCCGAGGGTCAGGACTCCAAGGGCGGCTACGTGGCCTTCGTGACCAACGAGGCCGGGACCTTCGACTTCCAGGTCTCGGGCGTCTCCGACGCCGCTACGTCACCGAGCGTCTACGTCGCCGCCATACAGGGCGACTGCGTGGTTGCTGAGTACGAGTCCGACAAGACGAGCTTCTCGCTTGCGTGCGACCCGGCCTACACCTACGTGATCAGCTGGTCCGCCGACGCTACGAAGCCCGTGAGCTTCGACTACACGATCTCCGGCGAGGCGAGCGAGCCCGCGTACGTGGACCTCAACGAGTCGCTCGAGCCGACGGACGAAGGCCTCAACGTCTACGTGGACGCCGTGACGCTGCGTGAGGACGGCGAGTACCAACTCACCGTCGCGAACCCATGGGTGGACGCCGACTACTCGATTGACAACGAGTCCGTGGCTACCGTCTCGGATGACGGTAAGATTTGGGCTGTGGGACCCGGTGAGGCCACCATCACGGTCACACAGGGTGACGAGACGGCAGCCGTCGCCGTAAACGTGGGATAA
- a CDS encoding sugar phosphate isomerase/epimerase family protein, giving the protein MPARLAAMNCSHRFFDLEEFFASADAAGFEGVELWTGPMHFFMDAHGYDPVSRLVGLERRYDLPIIGVCPEQANPKPHNIAVRGETGRARTLAYFTNALEVARELGASQVVVTSGWGYLNEPVEVAWERSVTMLSAIARRAEAIGVPLAIEALQPDESNLAHTAADLLRLVAEVDSPALGVCLDLGAMAVAGDTIEGYFATFAGRIIHVHFVDVGHGMTHLAWGDGERDMTSDLAALARCGYEGWLSSETVDPERFAGPAAADAQTMAAFRTAQEQLRRGVRHL; this is encoded by the coding sequence ATGCCAGCTCGCCTTGCGGCCATGAATTGCTCACATCGCTTCTTTGACCTGGAAGAGTTCTTTGCGAGTGCTGACGCCGCGGGCTTCGAGGGTGTGGAGCTCTGGACCGGCCCGATGCACTTCTTCATGGATGCACACGGGTACGATCCCGTCTCGCGCCTCGTGGGTCTGGAGAGGCGCTATGATCTCCCGATCATTGGGGTCTGCCCTGAACAGGCTAACCCCAAGCCGCACAATATCGCCGTGCGCGGTGAGACGGGACGGGCCCGCACGCTTGCGTACTTCACAAATGCGCTCGAGGTGGCTCGCGAGCTAGGTGCGAGCCAGGTCGTCGTCACGAGCGGTTGGGGCTACCTTAACGAGCCAGTTGAGGTCGCCTGGGAGCGCAGCGTGACAATGCTCAGTGCCATAGCGCGGCGCGCCGAGGCGATAGGCGTACCGCTTGCGATTGAGGCGCTCCAACCCGACGAGTCCAACCTCGCGCATACGGCTGCCGACCTTTTGCGCCTCGTGGCCGAGGTGGACTCGCCCGCCCTCGGTGTCTGCCTTGACCTGGGCGCGATGGCCGTTGCTGGTGACACGATCGAGGGCTACTTCGCGACCTTCGCCGGCCGCATCATCCACGTGCACTTCGTTGACGTGGGGCACGGTATGACGCACCTCGCCTGGGGCGACGGCGAGAGGGACATGACCTCCGACCTCGCTGCACTTGCGCGCTGTGGCTACGAGGGGTGGCTCTCGTCCGAGACGGTGGACCCCGAGCGTTTCGCAGGTCCGGCTGCCGCCGACGCCCAGACTATGGCCGCGTTCCGTACGGCCCAGGAACAGCTTCGAAGGGGGGTGAGGCATCTGTGA
- a CDS encoding PTS mannose/fructose/sorbose/N-acetylgalactosamine transporter subunit IIC: protein MLGTSLMLGIVYWTFAYFDYQLGTLYAFRPIVVAPVVGALLGDVQTGLAIGASLELLFMGSVSIGAYVPPDATASAVLCTAYVILTGIEPAVAVGLAMPVGTLLGALENLLQPLQNWLLAFIPKFAREGASRKIMALHWAVGLVTAPIYIAAITASVYFGSDAVNWLVEVIPAFVLDGFACAANILPVMGFAMLARMILTKQLVPFYFLGFLLTAYLNVPVLGVALLAIIIAIEKLDLFNNNPEPALAVEGDDDDDF from the coding sequence ATGCTTGGCACATCTTTGATGCTGGGAATCGTATACTGGACCTTTGCGTACTTCGATTACCAACTTGGCACGCTCTACGCCTTCAGGCCCATCGTGGTCGCCCCAGTCGTTGGGGCCTTGCTCGGTGACGTCCAGACGGGCCTGGCCATTGGGGCGAGCTTGGAGCTGCTCTTCATGGGGTCGGTCTCGATTGGCGCCTATGTTCCGCCCGACGCCACGGCGTCAGCCGTCCTCTGCACCGCGTACGTGATCCTCACCGGTATCGAGCCCGCGGTGGCCGTCGGTCTCGCGATGCCCGTGGGGACGTTGCTCGGTGCCCTCGAGAACCTTCTCCAGCCGCTCCAGAACTGGCTGCTCGCCTTCATCCCCAAGTTCGCGCGGGAGGGCGCCAGCCGCAAGATTATGGCTCTGCACTGGGCAGTCGGCTTGGTTACTGCCCCAATCTACATTGCTGCCATCACAGCCTCCGTCTACTTTGGGTCGGACGCCGTCAACTGGCTCGTGGAGGTCATCCCCGCCTTCGTGCTCGACGGCTTTGCCTGCGCGGCAAACATTCTGCCCGTCATGGGCTTCGCGATGCTCGCCCGCATGATCCTGACGAAGCAGCTCGTCCCGTTCTACTTCCTGGGCTTCCTACTCACTGCCTACCTCAACGTCCCAGTACTTGGCGTGGCGCTGCTCGCGATCATCATCGCGATCGAGAAGCTCGACCTGTTCAACAACAACCCTGAGCCCGCGCTCGCCGTAGAGGGGGATGACGACGATGACTTCTGA
- a CDS encoding PTS sugar transporter subunit IIA yields the protein MRQIVIATHTHLAAGLAEAVTFLAGEHGNVRVLNLFVDGEDDVAAAARRVIDQTPSGDDLVVCTDLLGGSVNNEFAKLAQIDPRILLVTNANLPVVLQLVLAAGDEPTVELVRQVVSAEESRPVLVNDLLVAESDGEDEF from the coding sequence GTGAGACAGATCGTCATCGCAACCCACACGCACCTCGCGGCGGGACTGGCTGAGGCTGTGACGTTCCTCGCGGGAGAGCACGGCAACGTCCGCGTTCTCAATCTCTTTGTCGACGGCGAGGACGATGTGGCGGCAGCGGCCCGGCGCGTCATCGACCAGACGCCCTCAGGCGACGACCTCGTCGTCTGTACGGACCTGCTCGGTGGCTCGGTCAACAACGAGTTCGCCAAGCTCGCTCAGATCGACCCGCGCATCCTGCTTGTTACGAACGCAAACCTGCCTGTCGTTCTACAGCTCGTGCTTGCTGCCGGTGACGAGCCCACCGTCGAGCTCGTCCGACAGGTTGTGAGCGCCGAGGAGTCGAGGCCCGTCCTCGTGAATGACCTCCTGGTCGCCGAGTCGGACGGTGAGGACGAGTTCTAG